The Rhodamnia argentea isolate NSW1041297 chromosome 7, ASM2092103v1, whole genome shotgun sequence genome contains the following window.
caatttttatttttgtctcaatCCTACTATCTTTAGCCTTctatccataatcaccattaattAATCCTACGTAGAATTTTCGTGTCGTTAATGAATCATAACTTAGCAAAGCTAACATGAAAAAAATCCTTGAACTTCTTTTCtagggaaaagtgttaaaaaaaagtcataaacctattgcatttgtgccaattcaatactaaaccttATGCATGGTTTCGGgctccatttcttcttcttttggctcGGTGGGATCTGCCATCATGATATCAGCAACCAGCTAAGTCTTTTCAAGGGAAGTATCGGATGaggccaattcggtcctaaacctttcgtatttgtgttaatttagtcttaaacctacaCAATAGGTGTGACatccccttgtcccacattgcttaggaggggagtcttgggcttgtttatatggcaatgggccctcttaacttgcaagacgcgtttttcgggcgttgtatgggcgacgctcggagaaacaaaaccgtgaggaccgtgtgtccaaagcggacaatatcttgcaaagtggcacggtggaagcgcgtggggcccaagccgttacggttggtatcagagccgacttcCGACAGCATGTGTGAACCACGGTGGGCGCTCGCGGGTGCCGCCGAGGGCACAGTGGGGACGCCGTGCCGCTAAGGGGGGGATTATGTGATatccccttgtcccacattgcttaggaggggagtcttgggcttgtttatatggcaatgggccctcttaacttgcaagacgcgtttttcgggcgttgtatgggcgacgctcggaggaacaaaaccgtgaagactgtgtgtccaaagcggacaatatcttgcaaagtggcgtaGCGGAAGCGCGTAGGGCCCAAGCtgttacaataggtttaggacttttttttaacacttcTCCCTCTTTTCTATTGCTTGCTTCTCTACATATTACCGGTAGATATAGAGTCACTCAAGACAGCGCGTTTCGTATTCTCTTCGATACTCAATAGTCCAAAGAATAGCTAGGCATAGAGATATTTGGATGAACGAtttaaaatttcgaaatttcattggtaagttcggtgAGAAAATTTGAGCCACGTAAGATGAAGTAACAGTGATTATGGTCGGAAGTCcgacggtggtagaattaggatgcaagtaaaagtttgggattttttatgagacaaaaaaaagtttcggatataattgggatatatgCCAAAGTAGAGGGGTTTTTTGGATATTAGTtcgtagaattgggacaaaagtaaaagttggaggttatttacgagataaaaaaaaagttttggatataattgttacaaatgctaaagttggagtgTTTTTTAGGTATTAGGCCTTTACCTATTGAAgaggctccaaaactacttatGGAGTAGATAAATGctataaaagtagaaaaatgaagttgaatAAACAAAAGGATTTTTGCTCCGGAAGTTACATtattaattgtaaaaattttgaTCCAGAAGCACATCTAGAACATAAATTCTACTCCGAAAGTATTGTCATGCGTGCCCTTAGCTTATGTGCCATCCCCAATCATTCACCTCTTTTTGagtctaaaattgcaaaaacatATGGACAATGTCTTCGGAAATATTCTTAGATAAGACGGTTTATTCTGAAAGGGAATTACAGCTATGCAAAGGAATTCCATTTATCTTATGATTAGATTTAAAGTAAAACATAATAAGAGTCACATTTTATAAGTAGAATATTTGCAATTTGAATAATAGCTTACTTTGCTTTCCCAGGTCCTGGAAAATAAGTAATAGTTACGCTTAGAAGATATGATAAAGTGAATTTATGAACAAATTTTCACTAAGAATATTTTTACCATGACAAAAAATTGGCAGACACATTAACGGCACAAATGCGCATATTTACACTGCTGAGTGCTAAATCTGCCTCTAATCCTGTGTTGAGAAAGATCATACACATTACTTAAAACAAATCATTTGGCCGAGTATCGTAACGCCTACGTCGATATGCCACGTGGCACCAGACTTTCCCTCAATTGAGTTCTCGGATGCCACCGGCCAGACGACAGCGATGGCGAAGAACCCGAAAATgccggcgacggcgacggcgatggCCAAGACTCAATCCCTGAAACCGCCGACTCGGAAAAGAGACCGGCCAGGTAATACCCCACGTCTTCGGGTGTATACTTGATCGAGGTCGCCCCGCTGGTTTCGCCGCCGACGGTGAGCCAGTGAGCGTCATAGAACTCCCCGTACGCCCGGACCACCTTCCTCTCCAGTGACGCCCTCATCTCCTCTCGGAGCTTCAGGTCCGCCACGACCCTCGTCGCTTCCCTCCCGCAGGCCTCCTCGAACCTCGCGTTGAACCTCCTGAACCGTTCGCTGGCCTCCGCTGGCGAGATTGCCGCCCTCGGGTCCTCCGGCAGCGACGCCCCCACCTCGCCCCATGTGATCCGCTCGTGGTTCTCAGCGAACTGCCTCAGCTTCCTCCCGTGCCTCGCGACCCACTCCTCGCCAAGCAGGTATCGCAAGTTCGACGCTCGCACCTTCGATATGATGTGTTGCAAATTGTTCGCCAGGAAGAGGTACGAGACGGAGACGTCTCGGTATTGCTCCGCCTTGCCCTCAAGCTTGCGGAGGAGGACAAGGATCAGCCATGCCATTTGCAGGGAAATCGCCGGCGCGGGTGCCTCGTCGGAGTGGGATCCCTCGAAGTAATCTTCCGGCAGGGAAGGCTTCGCTGGCGGCGACCAGTCAGCAACGATTTCGGCTAGGGTGTTGCCGTAGGCGGCGAGGCGGTAGAGGTGGTCCATGGTGTAGACCGTCAAGCGGTGGACTCCTCCGCCCGCTACAACAGATTTGGAGGAGTCCTTGTGGATAGTCGACTTGAACTCGGTCAACATCGCACGCACTGACTCGCCGAGCCGAACGAGCGACGCAAGAGCCTGCGACCGGATTCCAGAGGTCGAATCGAACGTGAACATCGATTCAATCTCCAGCCAGTTCTCGGAGATGGCCGCGTACATGTCGAGCAGGAGGAATATCTTCTCCGGCGACTTCGTGCTCCTCCTCGCGATGATTGCCGGGAATTTAAACAGACGAGCCGCACCATCTCCGCATATTTCCGCGAAGCACAACTCCCCAATGGAATCGGAGGCGAAGAAAGAGTGGTCGCAGAGAATTCTCTCGCCGGCGAAGAGGCTGGTCATCGCCACTTTCACCGCATCTATCCACAACTTCACCTTCACCTCCAGAACCTCCCAATCCATGGTTTTCACCTGCGAAGCACCGAATTTCTCGACCCCGAGACGACGAATCGCCTCGTCAACGACCCATTTCCGGACGACAGTGTACATGGCAATGCACTCCTTGGCGTAGCCAGAAGAGATCATGCACTCCACAATGGATCTCAAATCCGTCGTCGCCATGGAAGGCGGCCGCAGCCCTTCACCGCCAGAGTCACTATCGCAAATCGAGCCACTCGATCTCACGGAAATGGACCCAGGGTCCAAGCAGGCTCCATCCAAAGAGAGCACGTGGTACAGCTCCTTCTGGAGCCTCTTCATCGCAATCTGCATCGAGCGCTGCCCCTGCAAGAGCATCTCAGAACCGGAGTTCTCGGACGGCAGCGAGTCCATGGCCTTTCTTAGGTCATGCACGCATTGCAGGAACTGCAGGGCCTCCGCTCGGTCCTCCAGGAAGATGGAGGCGACTCTGGCGCGGGGGGACCGCGACTCCGGGTCCCACTTCGCGATCGCCGCCGCAGAGGATTCGACGACGTTCTCGGCGGAGGAGTCGGAGAGCCGGCGAGCGACGGGCGAGGCGGCCCGAGGGGTTCTCGGAGGAGGTGGGAGAGAGGGGGTTGGGGAGCGAAAGCAGAGACCCCTCATCGATTCAGACCGTTCCGGTTAGCTCCACGTAAAGTTTGTGAACTGtgttctgcttctgcttctgcttctgggTCTGTCGGGAAAAGTCGCCCCGGAGAGAAACCACTGCCGGGCATGGTGGACTTTTCTTGGACCTGGAAAAATCATCGGATTCATATCGACGAACCAAGAAGAACGGCATTGCCCGGGAAAATTCATGTTCTTTTTGTCGTCTCGTCTGGTGGGCAcgccttgatttttttttaagtcttgTGGACTTGGCGTCAACGTATGTATGAGAACGATGTCTCACGCGTTTACCCAAGAGGGCACGCCAGATTGATGTTCAAACTCCAATCGAGAAGGACGAAaacaattttgaccaaaacaaaACAGAAGGACGAAAGCAACACCGGGCGTCACTTTGAACACAGAATACGTTTCGAGAACCGAACTGAAAAATGAACCGAatcaaaataacaatattttgttttttctgattCGGGTTATCTGCAACTGAAATTCTCGACAAAAACCAACATCCAACTTAAAATCTTTCATCTTTTTCACGCCGCTTTTGATCTTCGTCTTGCTtctctgttcccaaaaatcgaaaAACCCGAACTTTTGATTCAGTTCGATTCAACTGTTCGCCCTATTGGTTCGGTTTGGATTTCCCGAGAACTCGAACCAAACAAAATCGTTGACATCCCTACAAAATAGTAAGAATTAGATGAGCCATCATGCCCTTCGAAAACTATTCTAGATTGCATTTTCATCCCAGTTCAACGTTGTAAAGTAAGATTGACaatcttttcaattaatgaaagaaatgAACTTTCAGTCTACAATAAACacaaatgattcatgaactttagcccaatatacaatatgatccataaactttaaatttattcaatataatccacaaactttagcccaatgtgtaatatCACCCCTAAACTTTCAATGGATTTAATACGGTCCTTGAAaatttggtacatgttcaatttaattcccaaactctataaaaattttcaatgctgtcatcaaattaaaagtttggggacggcattgcacattgaactaaagttcatgaatcgcATTgagcaaatttaaagtttaaggGCCACATTGCTCAATGagccaaagttcatgaatcatttgtgttatttaccCTTTATCTTTATATGGCTAAATTGatttaaaagaataataataattgagATTTATTCGCCCTACTCCTCCCACAAACGCATAAATAATTGTAACAAAATCACCTAAACATGTTAATCGAAGTGCTTAGAGATCGTGGGGAAAAAACATCTAAAATAACAGTCGATTCAAATCAAAAGTAGTGGATAAAAGATTGCATTTCGGATCGTTTTGGTATTCGGTTCCCTCTAGAGAAATACATATTAAAGCAGCATGGGAGATGACGAACGACTTTTGAATATCCCGGAATTAGTGTTAGGAACTCTAAACATCTATCATGGACTCCATGTAATAGTAAtgaaacgcaaaaaaaaaaaagagaggatacTTTTAAGATATAGGgcatgtttggttcagcatttctAAAGGACTTTTGGGCTCTAAAGTCTCTTGACCAAATGCAAATAGCAtttggttcgttttttgctcaactttaagaaaatgcaattgcattttcaaaagCCCCTAAAGGccttttagcccaaagtagcTTTGAAGATACTttaaaaagttgcatttttggaatgtaattaatttttttttcttttaactttgtcacctcCACCCGTCGTCACCTGCCGCCACCCATGGCTGCCTGTCGACCTTTGCTCGCCGTTGCCCCTCGACTGCCACCCGCCGCTCACCACCACTGCCTATCGATTGCCGCTCACTACCATTGCTGCCCATCGGTTGCTGCTCACTACCATCGCCGCCGGTCATTCACCATCGCCAACCGTCGACCGCCGCTCGTCAACCGCCACCCGCCTCTCACACCCCCTGCCGCCGCCCGTCGTGGCTCGTCGACCGTTGATCGCCGCTCGTCGATCGCCACTTACCGCTCACCATCGCCGCCCAACACTATTGCCCACCACCCTCCAACCACCATGGCCCATCGATCTTCGCCCACCGGGAGCGGCAACATGTGGTGCTCGTCAACCGCCAACCGCGGTAGCCCACCGCCGCCCGTCGACCGTCGGCAATTGACTAGCACaaatagtttaatttttttaaaataataatttttttcaaaaagtaaaaatattttacaatgtGTATTTTTCGTCAAACGGCATGTACGTCAAAGTTATTTtacaatgtgtttttaaaatacactttatcaaacactacttgcattttagAAATCCCCTTTAGtccaaagatatttgcattttttcaaagacATTTCCCCAAAACTAAACCAAACTGACCCATAATGCAATACATGTCTAGATTGAGGCCACTCTTATAAGGATGTACGTTTGGCCAAAAACGGTCGTCGACAAAATACCTTTTACCAAGCA
Protein-coding sequences here:
- the LOC115749788 gene encoding exocyst complex component EXO70H1-like produces the protein MRGLCFRSPTPSLPPPPRTPRAASPVARRLSDSSAENVVESSAAAIAKWDPESRSPRARVASIFLEDRAEALQFLQCVHDLRKAMDSLPSENSGSEMLLQGQRSMQIAMKRLQKELYHVLSLDGACLDPGSISVRSSGSICDSDSGGEGLRPPSMATTDLRSIVECMISSGYAKECIAMYTVVRKWVVDEAIRRLGVEKFGASQVKTMDWEVLEVKVKLWIDAVKVAMTSLFAGERILCDHSFFASDSIGELCFAEICGDGAARLFKFPAIIARRSTKSPEKIFLLLDMYAAISENWLEIESMFTFDSTSGIRSQALASLVRLGESVRAMLTEFKSTIHKDSSKSVVAGGGVHRLTVYTMDHLYRLAAYGNTLAEIVADWSPPAKPSLPEDYFEGSHSDEAPAPAISLQMAWLILVLLRKLEGKAEQYRDVSVSYLFLANNLQHIISKVRASNLRYLLGEEWVARHGRKLRQFAENHERITWGEVGASLPEDPRAAISPAEASERFRRFNARFEEACGREATRVVADLKLREEMRASLERKVVRAYGEFYDAHWLTVGGETSGATSIKYTPEDVGYYLAGLFSESAVSGIESWPSPSPSPAFSGSSPSLSSGRWHPRTQLRESLVPRGIST